From a region of the Georgenia yuyongxinii genome:
- the rpsK gene encoding 30S ribosomal protein S11, producing the protein MPPKTRTATAARKPRRKERKNVSHGHAYIKSTFNNTIVSITDPTGAVLAWASSGQVGFKGSRKSTPFAAQLAAEAAARRAQEHGMKKVDVFVKGPGSGRETAIRSLQATGLEVGSIQDVTPQAHNGCRPPKRRRV; encoded by the coding sequence ATGCCTCCCAAGACTCGTACGGCGACCGCGGCGCGCAAGCCGCGCCGCAAGGAGCGGAAGAACGTCTCCCACGGCCACGCCTACATCAAGAGCACCTTCAACAACACGATCGTGTCCATCACGGACCCGACCGGCGCCGTCCTCGCCTGGGCGTCCTCCGGCCAGGTCGGCTTCAAGGGCTCGCGCAAGTCGACGCCCTTCGCCGCGCAGCTCGCGGCCGAGGCCGCCGCTCGCCGCGCCCAGGAGCACGGCATGAAGAAGGTCGATGTCTTCGTCAAGGGTCCCGGCTCCGGCCGTGAGACCGCGATCCGCTCCCTCCAGGCCACCGGCCTCGAGGTGGGCTCGATCCAGGACGTGACGCCCCAGGCGCACAACGGCTGCCGCCCGCCCAAGCGCCGCCGCGTCTGA
- the rpsM gene encoding 30S ribosomal protein S13: MARLSGVDLPREKRLEVALTYIYGVGRTRAAETLQATGISPDLRVKDMTDADLVALRDYIEGNFKVEGDLRREVAADIRRKVEIGCYQGLRHRRGLPVHGQRTKTNARTRKGPKRTVAGKKKAR; encoded by the coding sequence TTGGCACGTCTCTCTGGCGTCGACCTCCCCCGCGAGAAGCGGCTCGAGGTTGCGCTCACCTACATCTACGGCGTCGGGCGCACCCGCGCCGCCGAGACGCTCCAGGCGACGGGCATCAGCCCTGACCTGCGCGTCAAGGACATGACAGACGCGGACCTCGTCGCGCTGCGTGACTACATCGAGGGCAACTTCAAGGTCGAGGGTGACCTCCGCCGCGAGGTCGCCGCGGACATCCGCCGCAAGGTGGAGATCGGCTGCTACCAGGGCCTGCGCCACCGTCGTGGCCTGCCCGTGCACGGGCAGCGCACCAAGACCAACGCGCGCACCCGCAAGGGACCCAAGCGCACCGTGGCCGGCAAGAAGAAGGCCCGCTGA
- the rpmJ gene encoding 50S ribosomal protein L36: MKVKPSVKKICDNCKVIRRHGRVMVICQNLRHKQRQG; the protein is encoded by the coding sequence ATGAAGGTCAAGCCCAGCGTCAAGAAGATCTGCGACAACTGCAAGGTCATCCGTCGCCACGGCCGGGTCATGGTCATCTGCCAGAACCTGCGCCACAAGCAGCGTCAGGGCTGA
- the infA gene encoding translation initiation factor IF-1, protein MAKKDGVIEIEGSVVEALPNAMFRVELSNGHKVLAHISGKMRQHYIRILPEDRVVVELSPYDLTRGRIVYRYK, encoded by the coding sequence ATGGCGAAGAAGGACGGCGTCATCGAGATCGAGGGCAGTGTGGTCGAGGCACTCCCCAATGCGATGTTCCGCGTGGAGCTGAGCAACGGGCACAAGGTCCTTGCACACATCTCGGGCAAGATGCGCCAGCACTACATCCGGATCCTCCCCGAGGACCGGGTGGTCGTCGAGCTGAGCCCGTACGACCTCACCCGGGGTCGCATCGTCTACCGCTACAAGTAA
- a CDS encoding helix-turn-helix transcriptional regulator, translating into MAQRGGRYTRAGTPLPRVSATFTPTPRARELLSTLPSVVVLRAPRGFGKSSTAAEWLRRPDLPDHDVVWVTLPPQPATGATFWRAVDAAVERAGLGEALAADGWEGVAQVAQARRRRLVLAVDGYDRVRDPQVDEELVALVHAHEELHLALLMRVSRPVEALARVAMDTVVLTREDLALDAVQVVELARATGRPVTADEAVRLSEDLGGWPGLLRAALLTASRGPGGDLVLDTGGLADYLRLVLQDDELAGTGEDLTALAVPEAVTDEVAAHLVGPHVLAEALPRAQAAGLVPDGDHSLTYPATVRDLLRRILREDSPTRYRDLNRSMTQHARRSGDFVGALGHAVRTQDPGAVLDVVEDGWNDLVGHPAAVRAALAHVPADLLERSAKGRVARDHLLPAEVSTSFLMAVVSGLQPGAGWEDDGADRLPAPGTDVAEEAELLVRLGTQALLDGDPLRAAHAFADAEVRLADGDGANPAGGGAIGPAGGGANGTAGRARAGAAVSMALLGHPTAARRYLAGGTADGALGRVAATLVPSLLALDALTPTVPADDVALPPHLAGLEAIALYVRAGTALHSGAAHEVVGELEQFRHGPAGHFPLAEHLMIAALVDLYLAAGRGDRARALVDGHENGEETSWMRAARARVALYTGEHDLAMELTGDVNQLAALRPRTALKLAVIRAVAAHRAGHRQTAVEALDLATGLAVGSGNIRAFALVPRGDIEQLAAHAPRAREILDRPELAAGAVAQPLPSRPVNLSRSELRVLVELATGRPVTYVARRLFVSESTVKTQVRSIYRKLDVHTRADALSRARALGILPTG; encoded by the coding sequence ATGGCGCAGCGGGGGGGCAGGTACACGCGGGCGGGGACGCCGCTGCCGCGGGTGTCCGCCACGTTCACCCCGACGCCCCGGGCCCGCGAGCTGCTCTCCACCCTGCCGTCCGTGGTGGTCCTGCGGGCGCCGCGCGGGTTCGGCAAGTCGAGCACCGCCGCCGAGTGGCTGCGACGCCCGGACCTGCCCGACCACGACGTGGTGTGGGTGACCCTCCCGCCCCAACCCGCGACCGGTGCCACCTTCTGGCGGGCGGTGGACGCCGCCGTCGAGCGCGCAGGGCTGGGGGAGGCTCTCGCCGCCGACGGCTGGGAAGGCGTCGCCCAGGTTGCCCAGGCGCGGCGACGGCGGCTCGTGCTCGCCGTCGACGGCTACGACCGGGTGCGGGACCCGCAGGTGGACGAAGAGCTCGTGGCGCTCGTCCACGCCCACGAGGAGCTCCACCTCGCCCTGCTCATGCGCGTCAGCCGGCCTGTCGAGGCGCTGGCGCGGGTGGCCATGGACACCGTGGTCCTGACCCGGGAGGACCTCGCGCTCGACGCGGTCCAGGTGGTGGAGCTCGCCCGGGCCACCGGCCGACCCGTCACCGCGGACGAGGCGGTCCGGCTGAGCGAGGACCTCGGCGGGTGGCCCGGTCTGCTCCGCGCCGCCCTGCTCACCGCGTCTCGCGGGCCCGGCGGCGACCTGGTGCTCGACACCGGTGGTCTCGCCGACTACCTCCGGCTGGTGCTCCAGGACGACGAGCTCGCCGGGACCGGCGAGGACCTCACCGCGCTGGCCGTCCCGGAGGCGGTGACCGACGAGGTGGCCGCCCACCTGGTCGGCCCCCACGTGCTCGCGGAGGCCCTGCCGCGCGCCCAGGCCGCCGGGCTCGTGCCCGACGGCGACCACTCCCTCACCTACCCCGCCACCGTGCGTGACCTGCTCCGGCGCATCCTGCGGGAGGACTCGCCGACGCGCTACCGCGACCTCAACCGGTCGATGACGCAGCACGCCAGGCGGTCCGGAGACTTCGTCGGGGCGCTGGGGCACGCGGTGCGCACCCAGGACCCCGGCGCCGTGCTCGACGTCGTGGAGGACGGCTGGAACGATCTCGTCGGCCACCCCGCGGCCGTGCGGGCCGCGCTCGCCCACGTGCCGGCCGACCTGCTCGAACGCTCCGCCAAAGGCCGCGTGGCCCGCGACCACCTGCTGCCCGCCGAGGTATCGACAAGCTTCCTCATGGCCGTGGTCAGCGGGCTCCAACCGGGCGCCGGGTGGGAGGACGACGGCGCGGACCGGTTGCCGGCGCCTGGCACCGATGTGGCGGAGGAGGCCGAGCTCCTGGTCCGGCTGGGCACGCAGGCGCTGCTCGACGGCGACCCGCTGCGCGCCGCACACGCCTTCGCCGACGCGGAGGTCCGGCTGGCAGACGGCGACGGGGCCAACCCGGCGGGTGGCGGAGCCATCGGCCCGGCGGGTGGCGGGGCCAACGGCACGGCCGGCAGGGCCCGTGCCGGCGCCGCCGTGAGCATGGCCCTCCTGGGACACCCCACCGCGGCGCGCCGCTACCTCGCCGGCGGCACGGCGGACGGCGCGCTCGGCCGCGTGGCGGCCACGCTCGTGCCGAGCCTGCTCGCCCTGGACGCCCTCACCCCGACCGTGCCGGCCGACGACGTCGCCCTGCCGCCACACCTCGCCGGCCTCGAGGCGATCGCCCTCTACGTCCGGGCGGGCACCGCCCTGCACAGCGGGGCCGCGCACGAGGTGGTCGGCGAGCTCGAGCAGTTCCGGCACGGCCCGGCCGGGCACTTCCCGCTCGCGGAGCACCTCATGATCGCGGCGCTCGTCGACCTCTACCTCGCCGCCGGACGCGGGGACCGCGCACGGGCCCTGGTCGACGGCCACGAGAACGGTGAGGAGACCTCGTGGATGCGTGCGGCCCGCGCCCGGGTGGCCCTGTACACCGGCGAGCACGACCTCGCGATGGAGCTCACGGGGGACGTCAACCAGCTCGCGGCGCTGCGGCCCCGCACCGCCCTGAAGCTGGCGGTCATCCGCGCGGTGGCGGCCCACCGCGCCGGGCACCGGCAGACCGCCGTCGAGGCTCTCGACCTGGCGACCGGGCTGGCGGTCGGCTCGGGCAACATCCGCGCCTTCGCCTTGGTGCCCCGGGGTGACATCGAGCAGCTCGCCGCGCACGCCCCGCGCGCTCGGGAGATCCTCGACCGGCCCGAGCTCGCCGCCGGTGCCGTGGCACAGCCGCTCCCCAGCCGGCCCGTGAACCTGAGCCGCAGCGAGCTGCGCGTGCTGGTCGAGCTGGCGACCGGGCGGCCGGTCACCTATGTGGCACGGCGCCTGTTCGTGTCCGAGAGCACGGTCAAGACCCAGGTGCGCAGCATCTACCGCAAGCTGGACGTGCACACCCGCGCCGACGCCCTCAGCCGGGCCCGGGCGCTCGGTATCCTGCCTACTGGGTGA
- a CDS encoding helix-turn-helix transcriptional regulator, whose protein sequence is MVEVAPAVVIKRPRTPKDVVVEQRLLDLLDARTPLTVVRGPRGFGKTTLIGAWLAALPTEQDAVYLRLTRASNDAATFWSGLAGGLAAAGAIDPDPAGDAREEVVRHLGSRSRPLTVVIDDFHHAGRREDAADIDDELVELVRQNENLYLVVATRTSRVLETTGSLSIDVTVISPRELRLSAASVAALAARTGVAIGEAQAARLADGFGGWPAAIRDVLVRSRGDGGRVNLALADQYIATMVRDLRHEAVRSFMLRTAVPEEFDAELAGEVAPSEKVLAILRNVRSAGLLREEVRDERRVYSYAPLVRQALVRVLTESRPQQLHEVHAALTGWHIRNGDPVRAILHAVQAGAWDTVEQLMEEHWARLITQEPWSLVAAAQLIPPEVAAAHPRLQVVREEVGPALPANDDGALPVPPWPTSDLRGLTAELRARRAEAWDGNSLALLQWGVAAVMAGDLGTALYAFGRCRERGHSRGDVPGAVRPATAGLALTHALLGDVEIARGWLEDPALRVLPDDESRQGAELTATAAGIARALVALDALDEDLDDAVDAIPERHRRDEIWSLTVFLRASRAGLAGEAAEVARWAANLRAARHYLPRAGLAETVIRVELVDLLMDGGMVAAARQAALNLPVSVVSLPTHARMSLADGDYARAIAHARTGLAHPRLSQRSAVVCHLVVASAQYALGERLAAHRAFEQAIEVAVGSGQRRPLLTMRYATFVQLAGTDTATAALWPERFRPRAQEDDVASAARPAEPLSRREHQVLDALGRHAGAVGVAQELGLSVNTIKTHLRAVYRKLGVGSREEALVAAAARGATAPGPQWAKG, encoded by the coding sequence ATGGTCGAGGTGGCACCCGCGGTGGTGATCAAGCGGCCCCGCACGCCCAAGGACGTCGTCGTCGAGCAGCGCCTGCTCGACCTGCTGGACGCGCGCACGCCGCTGACTGTGGTGCGCGGCCCCCGCGGTTTCGGCAAGACCACCCTCATCGGGGCCTGGCTCGCCGCGCTGCCCACGGAACAGGACGCGGTCTACCTCCGGCTCACCCGGGCCAGCAACGACGCCGCCACCTTCTGGTCAGGCCTGGCCGGCGGGCTGGCCGCGGCAGGCGCCATCGACCCGGACCCGGCCGGCGACGCCCGCGAGGAGGTGGTGCGCCACCTCGGTTCCCGGTCGCGGCCGCTGACCGTCGTCATCGACGACTTCCACCACGCCGGACGGCGCGAGGACGCCGCCGACATCGACGACGAGCTCGTCGAGCTCGTCCGCCAGAACGAAAACCTCTACCTCGTGGTGGCCACCCGGACCAGCCGGGTCCTGGAGACCACCGGCTCGCTGTCCATCGACGTCACCGTCATCTCCCCGCGCGAGCTGCGCCTGAGCGCGGCCAGCGTGGCCGCCCTCGCGGCGCGTACCGGGGTCGCGATCGGCGAGGCCCAGGCCGCGCGGCTCGCCGACGGTTTCGGTGGCTGGCCGGCGGCGATCCGTGACGTCCTGGTCCGCTCACGCGGCGACGGCGGCCGGGTCAACCTCGCCCTCGCCGACCAGTACATCGCCACCATGGTGCGCGACCTGCGGCACGAAGCGGTCCGCAGCTTCATGCTCCGCACCGCGGTGCCGGAGGAGTTCGACGCCGAGCTCGCGGGGGAGGTCGCCCCGAGCGAGAAGGTGCTGGCCATCCTGCGCAACGTGCGCTCCGCCGGTCTGCTGCGCGAGGAGGTCCGGGACGAGCGCCGGGTCTACTCCTACGCGCCCCTGGTGCGCCAAGCCCTCGTCCGGGTGCTCACCGAGTCCCGGCCCCAGCAGCTGCACGAGGTCCACGCCGCCCTGACCGGCTGGCACATCCGCAACGGCGACCCCGTCCGCGCCATCCTGCACGCCGTCCAGGCCGGTGCGTGGGACACGGTCGAACAGCTCATGGAGGAGCACTGGGCGCGGCTCATCACCCAGGAGCCGTGGTCCCTCGTCGCGGCGGCGCAGCTGATCCCGCCGGAGGTCGCCGCCGCCCACCCGCGGCTGCAGGTGGTCCGCGAGGAGGTCGGGCCGGCTCTGCCTGCCAATGACGACGGCGCGCTGCCCGTCCCGCCCTGGCCCACCAGCGACCTGCGCGGCCTCACCGCGGAGCTGCGCGCCCGGCGCGCCGAGGCCTGGGACGGCAACTCCCTCGCGCTGCTCCAGTGGGGCGTGGCGGCGGTCATGGCCGGGGACCTCGGCACCGCCCTGTACGCCTTCGGGCGCTGCCGCGAGCGGGGGCACAGCCGCGGGGACGTGCCCGGTGCCGTGCGGCCGGCGACGGCGGGGCTCGCCCTGACCCACGCCCTGCTGGGTGACGTCGAGATCGCCCGGGGCTGGCTCGAGGACCCCGCGCTGCGGGTGCTGCCCGACGACGAGTCGCGGCAGGGCGCCGAGCTCACCGCCACCGCGGCGGGCATCGCCCGCGCCCTGGTCGCGCTCGACGCGCTCGACGAGGACCTCGACGACGCCGTGGACGCGATCCCCGAGCGGCACCGCCGGGACGAGATCTGGTCCCTGACCGTGTTCCTGCGCGCCAGCCGCGCGGGGCTCGCGGGTGAGGCCGCGGAGGTCGCCAGGTGGGCGGCGAACCTGCGGGCCGCCCGGCACTACCTGCCCCGGGCGGGGCTCGCCGAGACCGTGATCCGGGTCGAGCTGGTGGACCTGCTCATGGACGGCGGGATGGTCGCCGCGGCCCGGCAGGCCGCGCTGAATCTGCCGGTCTCCGTGGTGAGCCTGCCGACCCACGCGCGGATGAGCCTGGCCGACGGCGACTACGCCCGGGCCATCGCGCACGCGCGCACCGGCCTGGCGCACCCGCGGCTCAGCCAGCGTTCCGCCGTCGTGTGCCACCTGGTGGTGGCCTCGGCGCAGTACGCCCTCGGCGAGCGGCTCGCCGCCCACCGCGCCTTCGAGCAGGCCATCGAGGTGGCGGTCGGGTCCGGCCAGCGCCGGCCGTTGCTGACCATGCGGTACGCGACCTTCGTTCAGCTGGCCGGCACCGACACCGCCACGGCGGCCCTGTGGCCGGAGCGGTTCCGGCCCCGCGCCCAGGAGGACGATGTCGCCTCGGCCGCCCGGCCCGCGGAGCCGCTGAGCCGCCGCGAGCACCAGGTGCTGGACGCGCTCGGCCGGCACGCGGGCGCCGTCGGGGTGGCGCAGGAGCTGGGACTGTCGGTCAACACAATCAAAACCCACCTCCGAGCCGTATACAGGAAGCTGGGTGTGGGCAGCCGTGAGGAGGCCCTGGTCGCCGCGGCCGCCCGCGGGGCGACGGCGCCGGGACCGCAGTGGGCGAAGGGATGA
- a CDS encoding sugar transferase, with the protein MAVTVEQRELLPLSHRAWRSRAWRVPGHRTAGAVGVWRTWAPVYRLLAVAQDVLLTAAGVAVVCGPTLPAAAVVAVAAATAALLVGLIALHHGYAAETAANGPREFAAIFRGGTILAGLALAAAYVADVALPRPLLLGALPLTLAAIAAGRAAQRSVVRRRRRRGRLMRPALVVGGREHVEPLLQALAEGTEYGLEPIGICTTAADDAPWPLPVLGDIACLRHALMESRAEVVIVASASVSAAELRELSWLLEGAGVQFMVAPNLLEVGMPRISMQPTAGMALLSVTIGASRRRLATKAVLDRVAGALLLLAAAAVLVPAALAVKITSPGPAFYRQTRIGSDGKPFTMFKLRSMTTDADTRLADLVEHSDGNGTLFKMRQDPRVTPVGKFLRRYSVDELPQLINVVRGEMSLVGPRPPLPREAETYDAAAARRLRVKPGLTGLWQVSGRSDLSWEQSVRLDLRYVDNWSVPMDLAILGRTVGAVFGGKGAY; encoded by the coding sequence ATGGCCGTCACCGTGGAGCAGCGCGAGCTCCTCCCGCTGTCCCACCGGGCCTGGCGCTCACGCGCCTGGCGCGTGCCAGGTCACCGCACCGCAGGCGCCGTGGGCGTGTGGCGGACCTGGGCACCGGTGTACCGCCTCCTCGCGGTGGCGCAGGACGTGCTGCTCACCGCCGCAGGGGTGGCCGTGGTGTGCGGGCCCACGCTGCCCGCCGCGGCCGTGGTGGCGGTGGCCGCGGCGACCGCCGCCCTCCTGGTGGGCCTGATCGCGCTGCACCACGGCTACGCGGCCGAGACCGCCGCCAACGGGCCGCGAGAGTTCGCGGCGATCTTCCGGGGCGGGACCATCCTGGCCGGGCTCGCCCTCGCGGCCGCGTACGTGGCCGACGTCGCCCTGCCCCGTCCCCTGCTGCTCGGCGCGCTGCCCCTGACCCTGGCCGCGATCGCGGCGGGCCGGGCAGCGCAGCGGTCCGTGGTGCGCCGGCGCCGGCGCCGTGGCCGCCTCATGCGCCCGGCACTGGTGGTGGGCGGGCGCGAGCACGTCGAACCCCTCCTCCAGGCGCTGGCCGAGGGCACCGAATACGGTCTCGAGCCGATCGGGATCTGCACCACCGCAGCCGACGACGCACCCTGGCCGCTGCCGGTCCTGGGGGACATCGCCTGCCTGCGGCACGCCCTGATGGAGTCCCGCGCGGAGGTGGTGATCGTCGCCTCGGCCTCGGTCAGCGCCGCCGAGCTGCGCGAGCTGTCGTGGCTGCTCGAGGGCGCGGGCGTGCAGTTCATGGTCGCGCCCAACCTCCTCGAGGTGGGGATGCCCCGGATCTCCATGCAGCCCACCGCGGGCATGGCCCTGCTGTCGGTGACCATCGGGGCCTCCCGGCGCCGGCTGGCCACCAAGGCGGTGCTCGACCGGGTGGCCGGTGCGCTGCTGCTGCTCGCCGCCGCGGCCGTGCTGGTCCCGGCCGCCCTCGCCGTCAAGATCACCTCCCCCGGTCCGGCGTTCTACCGCCAGACCCGGATCGGCTCGGACGGCAAACCGTTCACGATGTTCAAGCTCCGCTCGATGACCACCGACGCCGACACCCGACTGGCCGACCTCGTCGAGCACTCCGACGGCAACGGGACCTTGTTCAAGATGCGGCAGGACCCCCGGGTCACCCCGGTCGGCAAGTTCCTGCGCCGGTACTCCGTGGACGAGCTGCCCCAGCTGATCAACGTGGTGCGCGGGGAGATGTCCCTGGTGGGTCCCCGGCCGCCGCTGCCGCGGGAGGCCGAGACCTACGACGCCGCCGCGGCCCGCCGGCTCCGCGTCAAGCCGGGCCTGACCGGACTCTGGCAGGTCTCCGGCCGGTCCGACCTCAGCTGGGAACAGTCCGTCCGGCTCGACCTGCGCTACGTCGACAACTGGTCCGTCCCCATGGACCTCGCCATCCTCGGGCGCACGGTCGGCGCCGTCTTCGGCGGCAAGGGAGCGTACTGA
- the map gene encoding type I methionyl aminopeptidase, which translates to MFGREKIEYKTPDQVRAMRRAGLVVADIHAALRDAVAPGMTTADLDAVSADVIARAGAKPNFLGYHGFPATACISVNEEIVHGIPGDRVIRDGDVVSFDCGAVVDGWHGDAAFSLVVGEGTAEDQALVETTEEAMWAGIAALATGSRLGGVGDAVEDVVTRANAARGVELGIVEEYVGHGIGTAMHQPPDVPNYRTRDKGPRLRPGMCLCVEPMITAGSPENKTLADDWTVVTLDGSRAAHFEHTVALLDGGIWVLTAPDGGAGPLGELGVRVAPLG; encoded by the coding sequence GTGTTCGGCCGCGAGAAGATCGAGTACAAGACCCCCGACCAGGTCCGCGCCATGCGGCGCGCCGGGCTGGTGGTCGCCGACATCCACGCGGCGTTGCGCGACGCCGTCGCTCCCGGCATGACCACCGCCGACCTCGACGCCGTCTCCGCCGATGTCATCGCCCGCGCCGGGGCCAAGCCGAACTTCCTCGGCTACCACGGCTTCCCGGCCACCGCCTGCATCTCGGTCAACGAGGAGATCGTCCACGGCATCCCGGGGGACCGTGTGATCCGCGACGGCGACGTCGTCTCCTTCGACTGCGGCGCAGTGGTGGACGGCTGGCACGGCGACGCCGCGTTCTCGCTGGTCGTGGGGGAGGGGACCGCCGAGGACCAGGCGCTCGTGGAGACCACCGAGGAAGCCATGTGGGCGGGGATCGCCGCGCTGGCCACCGGCAGCCGGCTCGGGGGCGTGGGTGACGCCGTCGAGGACGTCGTCACGCGGGCGAACGCGGCCCGCGGGGTCGAGCTCGGCATCGTCGAGGAGTACGTCGGCCATGGCATCGGGACCGCGATGCACCAGCCGCCGGACGTGCCGAACTACCGCACCCGCGACAAGGGCCCCCGGCTGCGCCCGGGCATGTGCCTGTGCGTGGAGCCCATGATCACCGCCGGCTCCCCGGAGAACAAGACGCTGGCGGACGACTGGACCGTCGTCACCCTCGACGGCTCCCGCGCCGCGCATTTCGAGCACACCGTCGCCCTGCTCGACGGCGGCATCTGGGTGCTCACCGCCCCCGACGGCGGCGCCGGCCCGCTCGGGGAGCTCGGTGTTCGGGTGGCGCCGCTCGGGTGA
- a CDS encoding adenylate kinase, giving the protein MSARLVLLGPPGAGKGTQAARISERLGIPAISTGDIFRANVAEQTELGKRAQRYMDAGEYVPDEVTNAMVRDRLAQSDAAEGFLLDGYPRTADQVAELDGMLADGGTRLDAVVEITADTDEVVQRMLKRAAEQGRPDDTEPVIRRRLEVYAEQTAPLARTYDERDLVVRVDGIGAVDEVTDRIMAALEPRLG; this is encoded by the coding sequence ATGAGTGCACGTCTCGTCCTCCTCGGTCCTCCCGGGGCCGGCAAGGGCACCCAGGCCGCCCGCATCAGCGAGCGCCTCGGCATCCCCGCGATCTCGACCGGCGACATCTTTCGCGCCAACGTCGCGGAGCAGACCGAGCTCGGCAAGCGTGCCCAGCGCTACATGGACGCCGGCGAGTACGTGCCCGACGAGGTCACCAACGCGATGGTCCGGGACCGCCTGGCCCAGTCCGACGCCGCGGAGGGCTTCCTCCTCGACGGCTACCCCCGCACCGCGGATCAGGTGGCGGAGCTCGACGGCATGCTGGCCGACGGCGGCACCCGGCTCGACGCCGTCGTGGAGATCACCGCCGACACCGACGAGGTGGTCCAGCGCATGCTCAAGCGCGCCGCCGAGCAGGGGCGTCCGGACGACACCGAGCCCGTGATCCGGCGTCGTCTCGAGGTCTACGCCGAGCAGACCGCGCCGCTGGCGCGGACCTACGACGAGCGCGACCTGGTCGTCCGGGTCGACGGCATCGGCGCGGTCGACGAGGTCACCGACCGCATCATGGCTGCGCTCGAGCCGCGACTCGGCTGA
- the secY gene encoding preprotein translocase subunit SecY: MLSAFAQAFRTPDLRRKLLFTLGIIAIYRIGTFIPAPGVSYSNVQQCLSAAGTGDLLGMVNLFSGGALLQLSVFALGIMPYITASIIVQLMRVVIPRFEDLHKEGQAGQSKLTQYTRYLTIFLAVLQSSVIVTVANTALFQGCPVLPIPDDSPLNLLITITTMTAGTGLIMWLGELITERGVGNGMSLLIFTSIVASFPSALGSIAGGTNGVLNLIVVIVLLLLVTLLVVFVEQSQRRIPVQYAKRMVGRRLYGGSSTYIPIKINMANVIPVIFASSLLALPTLAAQFGDQTSGWVQWLIANVADPTAPLYIAFYGLLILFFAFFYTSITFNPDEVADNMKRYGGFIPGIRAGRPTAEYLQYVITRITTAGAIYLTVVALLPTIVMAQMNITQLVLGGTSIIIVAGVGLQTVKEIDSQLQQRHYEGFLR; this comes from the coding sequence TTGCTCAGCGCATTCGCCCAGGCGTTCCGCACGCCTGACCTGCGGCGCAAGCTGCTCTTCACGTTGGGGATCATCGCGATCTACCGCATCGGGACGTTCATCCCGGCCCCCGGGGTGTCCTACTCCAACGTGCAGCAGTGCCTCTCGGCCGCGGGCACCGGTGACCTCCTGGGGATGGTCAACCTGTTCAGCGGCGGCGCGCTGCTGCAGCTGTCCGTCTTCGCGCTGGGCATCATGCCGTACATCACGGCCAGCATCATCGTCCAGCTCATGCGCGTGGTGATCCCCCGCTTCGAGGACCTCCACAAGGAGGGCCAGGCGGGCCAGTCCAAGCTGACGCAGTACACGCGCTACCTGACGATCTTCCTGGCGGTGCTGCAGTCCTCGGTGATCGTCACCGTCGCGAACACGGCACTGTTCCAGGGCTGCCCCGTGCTGCCGATCCCGGACGACTCCCCGCTCAACTTGCTCATCACCATCACCACGATGACCGCCGGCACCGGCCTGATCATGTGGCTGGGTGAGCTCATCACCGAGCGCGGCGTCGGCAACGGCATGTCGCTGCTCATCTTCACCTCGATCGTGGCGAGCTTCCCCTCGGCGCTCGGCTCCATCGCCGGCGGCACCAACGGCGTCCTGAACCTCATCGTGGTCATCGTCCTCCTGCTCCTGGTCACCCTTCTGGTGGTCTTCGTCGAGCAGTCGCAGCGGCGCATCCCGGTGCAGTACGCCAAGCGGATGGTGGGCCGGCGCCTGTACGGCGGCTCGTCCACCTACATCCCGATCAAGATCAACATGGCGAACGTGATCCCGGTGATCTTCGCGTCCTCGCTGCTGGCGCTGCCCACCCTGGCCGCCCAGTTCGGCGACCAGACCTCCGGCTGGGTGCAGTGGCTCATCGCCAACGTCGCCGACCCGACGGCGCCCCTGTACATCGCGTTCTACGGCCTGCTGATCCTCTTCTTCGCGTTCTTCTACACCTCGATCACGTTCAACCCGGACGAGGTCGCGGACAACATGAAGCGGTACGGCGGGTTCATCCCGGGCATTCGCGCCGGCCGGCCCACCGCCGAGTACCTGCAGTACGTGATCACCCGGATCACCACCGCCGGTGCCATCTACCTCACCGTGGTGGCCCTGCTGCCCACCATCGTCATGGCCCAGATGAACATCACCCAGCTCGTGCTGGGCGGCACCTCGATCATCATCGTCGCGGGCGTCGGCCTGCAGACGGTCAAGGAGATCGACTCCCAGCTGCAGCAGCGTCACTACGAAGGGTTCCTGCGATGA